The Benincasa hispida cultivar B227 chromosome 11, ASM972705v1, whole genome shotgun sequence genome has a segment encoding these proteins:
- the LOC120090653 gene encoding uncharacterized protein LOC120090653: MRIDATGQSSCLRFTSVKEAEQNYPTHDLKLAAVVFALKIWRHYLYRKKLQIFTDHKSLKYFFTHKELNMRQRRWLELVKDYDCEILYHPRKANVVADALSRRVAHSVALITRHTHLCRELERAEIAVAVGKVMTQLALLSVRSSLRQKIIDAQQGDPHLEERLHRVESSQDGEFSVSVEGGLLYQGHLYVPAVSDIKNKLLLEAYSSLFSIHPDSTKMYEDLKRYYWWMI, encoded by the coding sequence ATGCGTATTGATGCAACAGGGCAGAGTAGTTGCTTACGCTTCACGTCAGTTAAAGAAGCTGAACAGAATTATCCCACTCACGACTTGAAATTAGCAGCAGTGGTTTTTGCTCTCAAGATCTGGAGGCATTACTTGTATAGAAAGAAGTTACAGATCTTTACCGACCATAAGAGTTTAAAGTACTTTTTCACTCATAAAGAGTTGAACATGAGGCAAAGAAGGTGGTTGGAGCTGGTGAAGGATTATGACTGTGAAATTTTGTACCACCCAAGAAAGGCAAATGTAGTGGCAGATGCTCTAAGCAGAAGGGTGGCTCATTCAGTAGCCCTTATTACTAGACATACTCATTTGTGCAGGGAGCTAGAGAGGGCAGAGATTGCAGTGGCAGTGGGAAAGGTCATGACACAGTTAGCACTGTTGTCAGTGCGATCGAGTCTAAGGCAGAAGATTATTGATGCGCAGCAAGGTGACCCTCATCTGGAGGAGAGACTTCATAGGGTGGAGTCAAGCCAGGATGGTGAATTCTCAGTATCAGTGGAAGGTGGCCTCCTTTATCAGGGACATTTGTACGTGCCAGCAGTTAGTGATATTAAAAATAAGTTGTTGTTAGAGGCTTATAGTTCCTTATTTTCGATTCACCCCGACAGCACCAAGATGTATGAGGACTTGAAACGTTACTACTGGTGGatgatatga